A genomic region of Methanofollis fontis contains the following coding sequences:
- a CDS encoding radical SAM protein, with the protein MSTARTLTTLMEAAAFDIATPGENVLQGPSGVSYSRRGGKCNRLLKVLLHGGCAYDCGYCGIRTKRRCSLEPKRLAESFLSMHRQGKADGLFLSSGIPGDVDQVMEGIIRTGEILRARGFEGYLHLKVLPGAARTDITDAARLADRISINLEAPSASRLSEIAGVKDFRQDIEKRQAWVADAMPGRHTTQIVVGAAGESDAEILRCMDRQYRHLRTSRVYYSAFTPLAGTPLQEHDPTPSWRQNRLYQADALVRAYGWRADAIADVLDEEGNLPDADPKALLARGMPPLDVNTASYGDLLRVPGIGPRGARRILIARKMRPILTENDLRQCGVVRKEALHHLILGDREMQTSLSAFL; encoded by the coding sequence ATGTCCACTGCCCGAACCCTGACCACCCTGATGGAGGCAGCGGCATTCGATATCGCCACACCCGGCGAAAACGTGCTCCAGGGCCCGTCCGGTGTTTCATACAGCAGGAGGGGAGGGAAATGCAACCGACTCCTCAAGGTGCTTCTCCACGGCGGATGCGCTTATGACTGCGGCTACTGCGGCATCAGGACAAAGCGACGGTGCAGCCTTGAACCCAAACGACTGGCCGAATCTTTCCTCTCGATGCACCGCCAGGGAAAGGCGGACGGACTCTTTCTCTCGTCCGGGATACCGGGAGATGTGGACCAGGTGATGGAGGGGATCATCAGGACGGGAGAGATCCTGAGGGCGAGGGGATTTGAGGGCTACCTCCACCTGAAGGTGCTCCCTGGCGCCGCACGGACCGACATCACCGATGCGGCGCGGCTGGCCGACCGGATCTCGATCAACCTTGAGGCGCCCTCGGCCTCACGCCTCTCCGAGATCGCCGGGGTGAAAGATTTCAGGCAGGACATCGAGAAGAGGCAGGCATGGGTGGCCGATGCCATGCCCGGAAGGCACACCACCCAGATCGTCGTTGGGGCGGCAGGCGAGAGCGATGCAGAGATCCTGCGATGTATGGACCGGCAGTACAGGCACCTGCGAACATCAAGGGTCTATTATTCAGCGTTCACCCCGCTGGCGGGAACACCCCTCCAGGAGCATGATCCCACTCCCTCCTGGCGCCAGAACCGCCTCTACCAGGCCGATGCCCTGGTGAGGGCATATGGCTGGCGGGCAGACGCCATTGCAGATGTGCTGGACGAGGAGGGCAACCTCCCGGACGCCGACCCCAAGGCCCTTCTTGCACGGGGAATGCCGCCCCTCGATGTCAATACCGCCTCCTATGGCGATCTCCTGCGGGTGCCGGGCATCGGACCCCGGGGGGCCCGCCGGATTCTCATCGCCCGGAAGATGAGACCGATACTGACGGAGAACGACCTGCGGCAGTGCGGCGTGGTGAGAAAGGAGGCATTACATCACCTGATATTGGGAGACAGAGAAATGCAGACATCCCTTTCAGCCTTCCTGTAA
- a CDS encoding ferredoxin domain-containing protein, with protein sequence MTPEYEAVQTVASLMALSARTAPKGKGVDTIHIEILIATDLSRLAAAMREYGECNNLGFFIRDAKCVEQSDACVLIGCRGQVTAGINCGGCGYPTCAEMASAVSCAVEGTAPFSGPNCVIRMTDLGIAVGSAAKTASIHNVDNRILYSGGVGALCLGMMEGCSVVYAIPLKASGKNIFFDRT encoded by the coding sequence ATGACACCTGAATATGAGGCGGTGCAGACCGTCGCCTCTCTGATGGCGCTCTCCGCCCGGACGGCGCCGAAGGGAAAAGGGGTGGACACCATCCATATCGAGATCCTCATCGCCACGGATCTCTCCCGACTTGCAGCTGCGATGCGCGAATACGGTGAGTGCAACAACCTTGGTTTTTTCATCAGGGATGCAAAATGTGTCGAACAATCAGATGCCTGTGTGCTGATCGGGTGCCGCGGGCAGGTAACCGCCGGGATCAACTGTGGGGGTTGTGGGTATCCGACGTGTGCAGAGATGGCGTCAGCGGTATCGTGCGCTGTGGAGGGGACCGCTCCCTTCTCAGGTCCGAACTGCGTGATCAGGATGACCGATCTCGGGATTGCGGTGGGTTCGGCGGCAAAAACAGCCTCCATCCACAATGTGGACAACCGGATCCTCTACTCCGGGGGTGTCGGCGCCCTCTGCCTTGGCATGATGGAGGGGTGCAGCGTCGTCTATGCCATCCCGCTCAAGGCATCAGGGAAGAATATCTTCTTTGACCGCACATAG
- a CDS encoding GHMP family kinase ATP-binding protein: MPMMKIRGGDLDLVEYEFESFSAGENVRPLTIERELRPLPQHGTFIARAPARIHATVLDMNRFAPGQPGGGGFGYAVGVYCTATAACTGDKITIEYGRVSIIRHIVEAFRCTVGYNGGFHITAQDHHYRHVGLGSTGTILVAVCHAMNAAVGSPLTPEEIRILVGRNFIEETADDRVAFGFETGVGPSVSTYGGFVLMGDDLTLVYKRAFAVGKNVFIIIPSSGISSAGTSEFNVLMNRARDLDYRDRSLKTYMAVMDLIPALERGDLRRAGDVMWEFEFRGSKRAEIEHHSFTIYAMMSGLRNAGLEFVGMSSVGPSIAVITEKSEDEVRTIAEGLGLSIALSTAVDNDGIRVGLQGE, translated from the coding sequence ATGCCAATGATGAAGATCCGGGGCGGCGATCTTGACCTTGTCGAGTACGAATTCGAATCATTCAGTGCCGGCGAGAACGTCCGCCCTCTCACCATTGAACGGGAACTGAGACCACTCCCGCAGCACGGAACCTTCATTGCACGGGCGCCTGCCCGTATCCATGCCACCGTTCTTGACATGAACCGGTTTGCACCCGGGCAACCGGGCGGGGGCGGTTTCGGGTATGCGGTCGGGGTCTACTGCACCGCCACGGCGGCGTGTACTGGCGATAAGATCACCATCGAATATGGTCGGGTTTCCATTATCCGGCATATCGTCGAGGCGTTCCGCTGTACGGTCGGATATAATGGCGGATTTCATATAACTGCGCAGGACCACCACTACAGGCATGTCGGACTCGGTTCGACCGGCACGATTCTTGTTGCCGTCTGCCATGCGATGAATGCTGCCGTGGGTTCGCCGCTCACACCCGAGGAGATCCGTATCCTTGTCGGGAGGAATTTTATTGAGGAGACGGCGGATGATCGGGTCGCGTTCGGATTTGAGACCGGTGTCGGGCCCTCAGTGAGCACCTATGGCGGTTTTGTGCTCATGGGTGACGACCTCACGCTGGTCTATAAAAGGGCGTTTGCCGTGGGAAAGAATGTGTTCATCATCATCCCGTCCAGCGGGATCTCCTCTGCCGGAACATCGGAGTTCAACGTGCTGATGAACCGTGCCCGTGACCTCGATTATCGGGACCGTTCCCTGAAGACCTATATGGCAGTGATGGACCTGATCCCGGCCCTCGAACGGGGAGACCTCCGGCGTGCCGGCGATGTGATGTGGGAGTTTGAGTTCCGGGGTTCCAAGCGTGCCGAGATCGAACATCATTCCTTCACTATCTATGCGATGATGAGCGGTCTGCGGAATGCCGGACTGGAATTTGTCGGCATGAGTTCGGTCGGACCGTCGATTGCTGTTATTACAGAAAAATCCGAGGACGAGGTCCGGACGATCGCCGAAGGTCTCGGTCTCTCGATTGCCCTTTCGACCGCGGTCGACAATGATGGGATCAGGGTGGGGCTTCAGGGGGAATGA
- a CDS encoding universal stress protein: MYERIILATDGSENAQRATESTIGLVKELKSASVTIVHILLSAPSESEIVRAKFDLHHLLEEEARRTIQTTIQRFEEEGIPYSLVVALGDPASEIIRYAEKEGAGLIVIGSRGLTALKGALIGSVSQKVAQSAECPVMIVR, encoded by the coding sequence ATGTACGAGAGAATTATTCTTGCAACAGACGGTTCAGAAAATGCACAAAGGGCAACAGAATCAACCATTGGACTTGTTAAAGAACTGAAAAGTGCATCGGTCACCATCGTCCACATTCTGCTCTCCGCCCCCTCCGAGTCGGAGATTGTCAGGGCAAAATTTGATCTTCACCATCTTCTCGAAGAAGAGGCGCGACGGACGATCCAGACAACGATTCAACGGTTTGAAGAGGAAGGGATACCCTACAGTCTTGTCGTTGCCCTTGGAGACCCGGCATCAGAAATCATCAGATACGCCGAAAAAGAGGGCGCAGGCCTGATCGTGATCGGCAGCAGGGGACTGACCGCACTGAAAGGCGCACTCATCGGCAGCGTCAGTCAGAAGGTTGCGCAGAGTGCGGAGTGCCCGGTCATGATCGTCAGGTAG
- a CDS encoding SulP family inorganic anion transporter, producing the protein MNIQSIGEEWFSNLRGDLLAGLTVSLALIPEAIAFSIIAGVDPMVGLYASFCIAVVIAVTGGRPGMISAATGSMALIMIVLVRDFGLEYLLAATLLTGVLQFVLGYMNVGRFITFIPYSVVIGFVNSLAILIFLAQVPFVIGQSGLTYMMVAATLAIIYLLPRFTRVVPAPLVAIVLMTGIVLLTTPDLLTVGDIGEISRQLPVFHIPTVPLSLETLLIILPYSVTLVIVGLLESLLTATIVDEMTDTRSDKNREVRGQGCANIAAGFFGGMAGCAMIGQSVINIKSGGRGRLSSGAAGVFLMALIIVLGEYVSRIPMAVLVGVMITVAIGTFDWQSVRDLRKMPGSDAAVMLITVAIVVATHDLAKGVITGVVLSALIFGWKISTLRSTSLIREDGVKVYTISGQLFFGTMQSFIDLFDYAGDPGRIEIDLRNSHVWDHSAVTGIVKAITRYRQNGKRVYITGLDEDSQRLVDQAYS; encoded by the coding sequence TTGAATATTCAAAGCATCGGGGAAGAGTGGTTCTCAAATTTGCGGGGTGATCTTCTTGCCGGACTGACTGTTTCGCTCGCCCTGATTCCTGAAGCGATTGCATTTTCCATCATCGCCGGCGTCGATCCGATGGTCGGGCTCTATGCATCTTTTTGTATTGCCGTTGTGATCGCCGTTACCGGCGGCAGACCCGGGATGATCTCTGCTGCCACCGGGTCGATGGCGCTGATCATGATCGTGCTCGTGAGGGATTTCGGCCTCGAATATCTGCTCGCGGCAACGCTGCTGACAGGCGTTCTTCAGTTTGTTCTGGGCTATATGAATGTCGGTCGGTTTATCACCTTCATACCCTATTCCGTGGTTATCGGTTTTGTCAATTCGCTGGCCATCCTGATCTTTCTTGCACAGGTGCCCTTTGTCATCGGACAGTCGGGACTGACCTATATGATGGTCGCAGCAACCCTTGCCATCATCTATCTCCTTCCAAGGTTCACGCGGGTGGTACCTGCTCCCCTTGTGGCAATCGTACTGATGACCGGGATTGTTCTGTTGACCACTCCTGACCTGCTGACCGTCGGGGATATCGGGGAGATCAGTCGTCAACTCCCTGTATTCCATATCCCCACTGTTCCCCTCAGTCTGGAAACCCTGCTGATCATCCTGCCCTATTCGGTCACACTTGTCATTGTGGGGCTGCTTGAGTCCCTGCTCACCGCCACCATTGTTGACGAGATGACCGATACCCGGAGTGATAAGAACCGGGAGGTCCGCGGTCAGGGGTGTGCGAATATTGCGGCCGGGTTCTTCGGGGGTATGGCCGGGTGCGCCATGATCGGTCAGTCGGTGATCAATATCAAATCGGGCGGAAGGGGTCGATTGTCATCCGGTGCGGCCGGAGTTTTCTTGATGGCGCTGATCATCGTCCTTGGCGAATATGTGAGCAGGATACCGATGGCCGTACTGGTGGGAGTCATGATCACGGTCGCCATCGGGACCTTTGACTGGCAGTCGGTCAGGGACCTGAGGAAGATGCCCGGGAGCGATGCGGCGGTGATGCTGATCACGGTTGCCATCGTTGTTGCGACTCATGACCTGGCTAAGGGTGTGATTACGGGGGTCGTCCTGAGTGCACTGATCTTTGGCTGGAAGATATCGACCCTCCGGAGCACGAGCCTCATCAGGGAGGACGGGGTGAAGGTCTATACGATATCCGGACAGCTCTTCTTCGGGACGATGCAGAGTTTCATCGACCTCTTCGATTATGCTGGAGACCCCGGGAGAATAGAGATCGATCTCCGCAATTCGCATGTCTGGGACCATTCTGCAGTCACCGGCATCGTGAAGGCGATCACCAGATACCGGCAGAATGGGAAGAGGGTGTATATCACCGGCCTCGACGAGGATAGCCAGCGTCTGGTGGATCAGGCCTATTCTTGA
- a CDS encoding class I SAM-dependent methyltransferase: MRLKDALRETIPADDLKLLNSGYTVIGDIAVIQISEPLQPFRHEIAEAICSANHAVRRVIQKRSKLEGEWRVAHLEHLVGEGSLTLHHEFGFTYRLDLAEVFFNPRLASERMRVAAEVRSGERVFIPFCGVGPFAVPAAAKGADVVGIELNPDACRWFIENIRLNRVADRVQIIRGDVRRLPLCSEGGFDRAIVPTPYGLDTCFPYCARMVRNGGTVHFYTFRTPEEIEGLTAHFRSEGYDVRSTRRCGNVAPGVSRWVFDLVKKPE; this comes from the coding sequence ATGCGTCTGAAGGATGCGCTCAGGGAAACCATCCCGGCAGATGACCTCAAACTGCTCAATAGCGGATATACGGTCATCGGCGACATCGCGGTTATCCAGATCTCAGAACCGCTCCAGCCTTTCAGGCACGAGATCGCCGAAGCAATCTGCTCCGCCAACCATGCCGTGCGGCGGGTGATCCAGAAGAGGTCGAAACTGGAGGGCGAGTGGAGGGTGGCGCATCTCGAACACCTGGTCGGAGAGGGGAGTCTGACCCTCCACCACGAGTTCGGTTTCACCTACCGCCTCGACCTTGCGGAGGTGTTTTTCAACCCCCGCCTGGCAAGCGAACGGATGCGGGTGGCGGCAGAGGTGCGGAGCGGCGAACGGGTGTTCATCCCGTTCTGCGGGGTCGGTCCCTTTGCCGTGCCTGCAGCGGCAAAAGGGGCGGATGTTGTCGGTATAGAGTTGAATCCAGATGCATGCCGATGGTTTATTGAGAATATCCGCCTGAACCGTGTCGCCGATCGCGTCCAGATCATCAGGGGGGATGTCCGCCGCCTTCCGCTGTGTTCGGAGGGGGGATTCGACCGTGCGATCGTCCCCACCCCTTACGGACTGGACACATGCTTTCCCTATTGTGCCCGGATGGTCCGCAACGGAGGGACGGTCCACTTCTATACCTTCAGGACGCCGGAGGAGATCGAGGGACTGACAGCACATTTCAGGTCGGAGGGGTATGATGTGCGTTCGACGAGGCGGTGCGGGAATGTGGCGCCGGGTGTGAGCAGATGGGTGTTCGATCTGGTGAAAAAGCCAGAATAA